A stretch of DNA from Leucobacter luti:
TGCGAGATGTGCAAGCCGAAATCACTCGCGGCAGTTTCGCAAGCTGGGGGGTCAATAACTGGCCAGCCGCTGCGCTGCGGCTCGCCCTCGACACTGCTGCGGAGGAGGGGCTCACTCCGCCCAGCTTTGCGCAGCTCAAGTACGGCCTCGTGCGGCGAAGTATGGCCGAGGGGGAGTTCTACGGCAAGTGGTTCGCCGATGGCACGCTCGCACTCCAGGCATCGGACGCATTCGAGGGCGGGATTCTTGTGGGCAAGCTCGCCCCCCAGCGCAAGATCGGCGCGGATGTCGGGGGGATTCGCGAGCGGATCGTCGCGGCGTATCCGGAGGTGCTGCGCATTGCCGAGGAATTCGGGGCGACCCCCGCTCAGCTCGGGATCGCGTTCTGTCTCGCACACCCGGCAACCGCAAACGTCCTCTTCGGGGCCTCGAGCGTCACTCAACTCGAAGATAATCTCGGGGCGATTGCACTCCTGGAGCGAATCGGCGCCGACGCGATCCGCACGGCGACCGCCGGGCTCTGGCTGGACCGCGAAGTGCGGGCCGACGGAGTGTGGGCTCCGGAGTAGGCGCTCGCTCGGGTGCGCGCTCCGGCGTGCGCTTGGGCTCACGCAGGAAATCCGAGCTCGTGCAGGATGAAATCCACGATTCCATCCTGCACGAGCTCGGATTTCCTGCGT
This window harbors:
- a CDS encoding aldo/keto reductase, which produces MTFTGHIPQRQLGPGGPEVPVFALGSWNIWDRMEARDRRALMERAVETGSAFFDVAYYNMGPHAEASRTDLLFGETLRELGLARSDYQLCGKLWLWEYPATGFADQMRVSLDRIGAGRGGPESFETVVVGDFMGEVDIAQVVRDVQAEITRGSFASWGVNNWPAAALRLALDTAAEEGLTPPSFAQLKYGLVRRSMAEGEFYGKWFADGTLALQASDAFEGGILVGKLAPQRKIGADVGGIRERIVAAYPEVLRIAEEFGATPAQLGIAFCLAHPATANVLFGASSVTQLEDNLGAIALLERIGADAIRTATAGLWLDREVRADGVWAPE